A section of the Drosophila subobscura isolate 14011-0131.10 chromosome A, UCBerk_Dsub_1.0, whole genome shotgun sequence genome encodes:
- the LOC117903897 gene encoding glycine-rich selenoprotein, protein MVYIDRNGRVCEKRPWDWQRIVEIFVGIWFIIKQLFQTFLAPFNGGTNNDNRRGGGNGWGGGGGGGGGG, encoded by the exons ATGGTGTACATCGACCGCA ATGGTCGCGTCTGCGAGAAGCGTCCTTGGGACTGGCAGCGTATagtggaaatatttgtggggATCTGGTTCATCATTAAGCAATT ATTCCAGACGTTCCTAGCCCCCTTCAACGGAGGCACCAACAACGATAATCGACGCGGTGGTGGCAATGGTTGGggaggcggcggaggaggaggaggcggtggc
- the LOC117903885 gene encoding anoctamin-6 isoform X1, whose protein sequence is MYSAVRTHDYDYPESEMDERESLYFDTISLADSEAAAAAAAHRKSLSQSRNTIYHSAVDLANDETRNSLRLGSGAAAEHAALAWQPGYRQSTALEHLNGGGGGDQTDAVIAAQMLALHNGRNHLPTGIGVGGHTVTGGGALGGAGAGGGDDEVSRRLLRNSSTVSNKDKKLPITYSQWKLRTYRRFDDGKRSVDFVLAYNGEDQVEDHRHKREIFEANLQREGLQLEHNKVQRVHFIKIHAPFEVLYRYAEILKIKVPLKPIPGQDQIFDEAAPAFKSCFTRMCRSLFSSVQLNTELFPEREPRIHLEFSRNYLELYDTEHPNFFDDSTRYSIINFILQRQHFLEGEETADNLGIEKLVQDGIYTCAYTLHDKTDRDRLLKEWANITKWKNLQPLDQIKDYFGAKVALYFAWLGFYTQMLIPISVFGLLCFLYGFVTWSSDPISRDICEDSGTIMCPQCDRSCDYWRLNETCTSSKFNYLIDNNMTVVFALAMAIWSVTYLEFWKRYSAGLVHRWGLTGFTHHVEHPRPQYLAKISHSRKLAGKTQGTTLDPDVPFWSIKFLPNFTSYSIMVLFICISVIAIAGIIIYRMAQRASHSILGSENSMTFKVMILPMTAGIIDLIVISLLDLVYSNLAIRLTNYEYCRTQTEYDESLTIKNYVFQFVNYYSSLFYIAFLKGKFVGYPAKYNRVLGFRQEECNPGGCLMELCMQLVIIMAGKQAVNAIVEMLIPYLMRTVKEMIYRHGWYKSHKEQRLVPYNQFTEDYNLLPAENNSLYVEYLEMVVQFGFITLFSLAFPLAPLLALLNNVIEVRLDAIKMLRFLRRPVGMRARDIGVWHNIMTVVTRIAVASSAMIIAFSTNLIPKIVYAASTDDRELNGYLNFTLAYFNTKDFQVQPLLGGSQYVNETECRYTEFRNPPTDDHPYKRPMIYWKILTGRLAFIVIYQNIINMLQGVLRWAVPDVSGRLLKRIKRENFLLREHIIEYEKQHAMLQAQTAVQNQLQQTKSQESSVLRQRHGGGNEDATSFV, encoded by the exons ATGTATTCGGCGg TCCGCACCCACGACTACGACTATCCCGAATCGGAGATGGACGAGCGCGAGAGCCTGTACTTTGACACCATTTCGCTGGCGGATTCGgaggcggctgcggcggcggccgcCCACCGCAAATCGCTATCACAGTCGCGCAACACCATCTACCATTCGGCCGTGGATCTGGCCAACGATGAGACGCGCAATAGTCTGCGCCTGGGTAGTGGCGCCGCCGCCGAGCATGCGGCTCTGGCGTGGCAGCCCGGCTATCGGCAGTCGACGGCACTGGAGCACCTGAacggtggtggcggtggcgatCAAACGGATGCAGTGATTGCCGCACAAATGCTGGCCCTGCACAACGGACGCAATCATTTGCCCACGGGGATTGGTGTTGGCGGCCATACAGTtactggaggaggagctctaggaggagcaggagcaggaggtggtgACGATGAGGTCTCTAGACGTCTGTTAAGAAATAGTAGCACAGTTTCTAATAAAGATAAGAAATTGCCAATTACATACTCCCAGTGGAAATTGAGg ACCTATAGACGCTTTGATGATGGAAAACGTAGTGTGGACTTTGTGCTGGCCTACAATGGCGAGGATCAGGTGGAGGATCATCGACACAAGCGAGAGATCTTCGAGGCGAATCTGCAGCGTGAgggcctgcagctggagcacaACAAAGTGCAGCGCGTGCACTTTATCAAGATTCATGCCCCCTTCGAGGTGCTCTATCGCTATGCAGAGATACTGAAGATCAAGGTGCCACTGAAGCCGATACCCGGCCAGGATCAGATTTTCGATGAGGCGGCGCCCGCCTTCAAGTCCTGCTTCACCCGCATGTGCCGCAGTCTCTTCAGTTCCGTGCAGCTAAACACGGAGCTCTTTCCCGAGCGCGAACCGCGCATCCACCTGGAGTTCTCGCGCAACTATCTGGAGCTGTACGACACAGAGCATCCCAACTTCTTCGATGACAGCACTCGGTACTCCATCATCAACTTTAtattgcagcggcagcattttCTCGAGGGCGAGGAGACAGCCGACAATCTAGGCATCGAGAAGCTCGTTCAAGATGGCATCTATACATGCGCTTACACCCTGCATGAT AAAACGGACAGGGATCGTCTGCTCAAGGAGTGGGCCAACATAACCAAGTGGAAGAA CCTCCAGCCACTGGACCAAATCAAAGACTACTTCGGTGCCAAGGTGGCACTGTACTTTGCCTGGCTGGGATTCTACACACAAATGCTGATACCCATTAGCGTATTTGGTTTGCTCTGCTTCCTCTACGGCTTTGTGACGTGGAGCAGTGATCCGATCAGTCGCGATATCTGCGAGGACAGTGGGACCATCATGTGTCCGCAGTGCGATCGCAGCTGCGACTATTGGCGCCTGAACGAGACGTGCACGTCTTCCAAGTTTAATTATCTGATAGACAACAATATGACGGTGGTATTcgccctggccatggccatttgGTCGGTGACCTATTTGGAATTCTGGAAACGCTATTCGGCGGGGCTGGTGCATCGCTGGGGACTGACGGGATTCACGCATCATGTGGAGCATCCGCGGCCACAGTATCTGGCCAAGATATCGCACTCGCGGAAGCTGGCTGGCAAGACGCAGGGCACCACTCTGGATCCGGATGTGCCCTTTTGGAGCATCAAGTTCTTGCCAAATTTTACCAGCTACAGCATCATGGTGTTGTTT ATTTGCATATCAGTGATTGCCATTGCGGGCATCATCATCTATCGAATGGCACAGCGTGCCTCACACAGCATCCTCGGCAGCGAGAACTCAATGACCTTCAAGGTGATGATCCTGCCCATGACGGCGGGCATCATAGATCTGATTGTCATCTCGCTGCTGGACCTGGTCTACTCCAATTTGGCCATACGTCTGACCAACTACGAGTACTGTCGCACCCAGACGGAGTACGACGAGAGTCTCACCATCAAGAACTATGTGTTCCAGTTTGTCAACTACTATTCCTCGCTCTTCTACATTGCCTTCCTCAAGGGCAAGTTTGTTGGCTATCCGGCCAAGTATAATCGCGTGCTGGGCTTCCGTCAGGAGGAGTGCAATCCGGGCGGCTGTCTCATGGAGCTCTGCATGCAGCTGGTGATCATAATGGCCGGCAAGCAGGCAGTGAATGCCATTGTCGAGATGCTCATTCCTTACTTGATGCGCACTGTCAAGGAGATGATCTACCGCCATGGCTGGTACAAGAGCCACAAGGAGCAGCGACTGGTGCCCTACAATCAGTTTACCGAGGACTACAATCTACTGCCCGCCGAGAATAATTCACTTTACGTGGAGTACCTGGAGATGG TTGTGCAATTCGGTTTTATCACATTATTCAGCCTGGCCTTTCCGCTGGCaccgctgctggcgctgctcaatAATGTGATCGAAGTGCGTTTGGATGCCATCAAAATGTTGCGCTTCCTGCGACGCCCTGTGGGCATGCGAGCCCGGGACATTGGCGTGTGGCACAACATCATGACTGTGGTCACACGCATAGCCGTGGCCTCCAGC GCCATGATAATTGCATTTAGCACCAACCTCATACCGAAAATCGTGTACGCAGCCTCAACGGACGACCGGGAGCTCAATGGTTATCTGAACTTTACTCTGGCGTACTTCAACACGAAGGACTTTCAGGTGCAGCCACTGCTGGGCGGCAGTCAGTATGTCAACGAGACAGAGTGTCGCTACACTGAGTTCCGGAATCCGCCCACAGATGATCATCCGTACAAGCGGCCCATGATCTATTGGAAAATACTTACGGGTCGTCTCGCCTTCATAGTCATCTATCAG AACATCATCAATATGCTGCAGGGTGTGCTGCGCTGGGCCGTGCCCGATGTCTCTGGCCGGCTGCTGAAGCGCATCAAGCGCGAGAACTTCCTGCTGCGCGAGCACATCATTGAGTACGAGAAGCAGCATGCCATGCTGCAGGCCCAGACAGCAGTCCAGAACCAGTTGCAGCAGACCAAGAGCCAGGAGTCGTCGGTGCTGCGCCAGCGACATGGAGGAGGCAATGAGGATGCAACCTCATTTGTTTGA
- the LOC117903885 gene encoding anoctamin-6 isoform X2, translated as MDERESLYFDTISLADSEAAAAAAAHRKSLSQSRNTIYHSAVDLANDETRNSLRLGSGAAAEHAALAWQPGYRQSTALEHLNGGGGGDQTDAVIAAQMLALHNGRNHLPTGIGVGGHTVTGGGALGGAGAGGGDDEVSRRLLRNSSTVSNKDKKLPITYSQWKLRTYRRFDDGKRSVDFVLAYNGEDQVEDHRHKREIFEANLQREGLQLEHNKVQRVHFIKIHAPFEVLYRYAEILKIKVPLKPIPGQDQIFDEAAPAFKSCFTRMCRSLFSSVQLNTELFPEREPRIHLEFSRNYLELYDTEHPNFFDDSTRYSIINFILQRQHFLEGEETADNLGIEKLVQDGIYTCAYTLHDKTDRDRLLKEWANITKWKNLQPLDQIKDYFGAKVALYFAWLGFYTQMLIPISVFGLLCFLYGFVTWSSDPISRDICEDSGTIMCPQCDRSCDYWRLNETCTSSKFNYLIDNNMTVVFALAMAIWSVTYLEFWKRYSAGLVHRWGLTGFTHHVEHPRPQYLAKISHSRKLAGKTQGTTLDPDVPFWSIKFLPNFTSYSIMVLFICISVIAIAGIIIYRMAQRASHSILGSENSMTFKVMILPMTAGIIDLIVISLLDLVYSNLAIRLTNYEYCRTQTEYDESLTIKNYVFQFVNYYSSLFYIAFLKGKFVGYPAKYNRVLGFRQEECNPGGCLMELCMQLVIIMAGKQAVNAIVEMLIPYLMRTVKEMIYRHGWYKSHKEQRLVPYNQFTEDYNLLPAENNSLYVEYLEMVVQFGFITLFSLAFPLAPLLALLNNVIEVRLDAIKMLRFLRRPVGMRARDIGVWHNIMTVVTRIAVASSAMIIAFSTNLIPKIVYAASTDDRELNGYLNFTLAYFNTKDFQVQPLLGGSQYVNETECRYTEFRNPPTDDHPYKRPMIYWKILTGRLAFIVIYQNIINMLQGVLRWAVPDVSGRLLKRIKRENFLLREHIIEYEKQHAMLQAQTAVQNQLQQTKSQESSVLRQRHGGGNEDATSFV; from the exons ATGGACGAGCGCGAGAGCCTGTACTTTGACACCATTTCGCTGGCGGATTCGgaggcggctgcggcggcggccgcCCACCGCAAATCGCTATCACAGTCGCGCAACACCATCTACCATTCGGCCGTGGATCTGGCCAACGATGAGACGCGCAATAGTCTGCGCCTGGGTAGTGGCGCCGCCGCCGAGCATGCGGCTCTGGCGTGGCAGCCCGGCTATCGGCAGTCGACGGCACTGGAGCACCTGAacggtggtggcggtggcgatCAAACGGATGCAGTGATTGCCGCACAAATGCTGGCCCTGCACAACGGACGCAATCATTTGCCCACGGGGATTGGTGTTGGCGGCCATACAGTtactggaggaggagctctaggaggagcaggagcaggaggtggtgACGATGAGGTCTCTAGACGTCTGTTAAGAAATAGTAGCACAGTTTCTAATAAAGATAAGAAATTGCCAATTACATACTCCCAGTGGAAATTGAGg ACCTATAGACGCTTTGATGATGGAAAACGTAGTGTGGACTTTGTGCTGGCCTACAATGGCGAGGATCAGGTGGAGGATCATCGACACAAGCGAGAGATCTTCGAGGCGAATCTGCAGCGTGAgggcctgcagctggagcacaACAAAGTGCAGCGCGTGCACTTTATCAAGATTCATGCCCCCTTCGAGGTGCTCTATCGCTATGCAGAGATACTGAAGATCAAGGTGCCACTGAAGCCGATACCCGGCCAGGATCAGATTTTCGATGAGGCGGCGCCCGCCTTCAAGTCCTGCTTCACCCGCATGTGCCGCAGTCTCTTCAGTTCCGTGCAGCTAAACACGGAGCTCTTTCCCGAGCGCGAACCGCGCATCCACCTGGAGTTCTCGCGCAACTATCTGGAGCTGTACGACACAGAGCATCCCAACTTCTTCGATGACAGCACTCGGTACTCCATCATCAACTTTAtattgcagcggcagcattttCTCGAGGGCGAGGAGACAGCCGACAATCTAGGCATCGAGAAGCTCGTTCAAGATGGCATCTATACATGCGCTTACACCCTGCATGAT AAAACGGACAGGGATCGTCTGCTCAAGGAGTGGGCCAACATAACCAAGTGGAAGAA CCTCCAGCCACTGGACCAAATCAAAGACTACTTCGGTGCCAAGGTGGCACTGTACTTTGCCTGGCTGGGATTCTACACACAAATGCTGATACCCATTAGCGTATTTGGTTTGCTCTGCTTCCTCTACGGCTTTGTGACGTGGAGCAGTGATCCGATCAGTCGCGATATCTGCGAGGACAGTGGGACCATCATGTGTCCGCAGTGCGATCGCAGCTGCGACTATTGGCGCCTGAACGAGACGTGCACGTCTTCCAAGTTTAATTATCTGATAGACAACAATATGACGGTGGTATTcgccctggccatggccatttgGTCGGTGACCTATTTGGAATTCTGGAAACGCTATTCGGCGGGGCTGGTGCATCGCTGGGGACTGACGGGATTCACGCATCATGTGGAGCATCCGCGGCCACAGTATCTGGCCAAGATATCGCACTCGCGGAAGCTGGCTGGCAAGACGCAGGGCACCACTCTGGATCCGGATGTGCCCTTTTGGAGCATCAAGTTCTTGCCAAATTTTACCAGCTACAGCATCATGGTGTTGTTT ATTTGCATATCAGTGATTGCCATTGCGGGCATCATCATCTATCGAATGGCACAGCGTGCCTCACACAGCATCCTCGGCAGCGAGAACTCAATGACCTTCAAGGTGATGATCCTGCCCATGACGGCGGGCATCATAGATCTGATTGTCATCTCGCTGCTGGACCTGGTCTACTCCAATTTGGCCATACGTCTGACCAACTACGAGTACTGTCGCACCCAGACGGAGTACGACGAGAGTCTCACCATCAAGAACTATGTGTTCCAGTTTGTCAACTACTATTCCTCGCTCTTCTACATTGCCTTCCTCAAGGGCAAGTTTGTTGGCTATCCGGCCAAGTATAATCGCGTGCTGGGCTTCCGTCAGGAGGAGTGCAATCCGGGCGGCTGTCTCATGGAGCTCTGCATGCAGCTGGTGATCATAATGGCCGGCAAGCAGGCAGTGAATGCCATTGTCGAGATGCTCATTCCTTACTTGATGCGCACTGTCAAGGAGATGATCTACCGCCATGGCTGGTACAAGAGCCACAAGGAGCAGCGACTGGTGCCCTACAATCAGTTTACCGAGGACTACAATCTACTGCCCGCCGAGAATAATTCACTTTACGTGGAGTACCTGGAGATGG TTGTGCAATTCGGTTTTATCACATTATTCAGCCTGGCCTTTCCGCTGGCaccgctgctggcgctgctcaatAATGTGATCGAAGTGCGTTTGGATGCCATCAAAATGTTGCGCTTCCTGCGACGCCCTGTGGGCATGCGAGCCCGGGACATTGGCGTGTGGCACAACATCATGACTGTGGTCACACGCATAGCCGTGGCCTCCAGC GCCATGATAATTGCATTTAGCACCAACCTCATACCGAAAATCGTGTACGCAGCCTCAACGGACGACCGGGAGCTCAATGGTTATCTGAACTTTACTCTGGCGTACTTCAACACGAAGGACTTTCAGGTGCAGCCACTGCTGGGCGGCAGTCAGTATGTCAACGAGACAGAGTGTCGCTACACTGAGTTCCGGAATCCGCCCACAGATGATCATCCGTACAAGCGGCCCATGATCTATTGGAAAATACTTACGGGTCGTCTCGCCTTCATAGTCATCTATCAG AACATCATCAATATGCTGCAGGGTGTGCTGCGCTGGGCCGTGCCCGATGTCTCTGGCCGGCTGCTGAAGCGCATCAAGCGCGAGAACTTCCTGCTGCGCGAGCACATCATTGAGTACGAGAAGCAGCATGCCATGCTGCAGGCCCAGACAGCAGTCCAGAACCAGTTGCAGCAGACCAAGAGCCAGGAGTCGTCGGTGCTGCGCCAGCGACATGGAGGAGGCAATGAGGATGCAACCTCATTTGTTTGA
- the LOC117903890 gene encoding NADH dehydrogenase (ubiquinone) complex I, assembly factor 6 homolog, with amino-acid sequence MRRLVRNWNNQLLLNASTGKGQCLASRGSSGQPAKAEAVEPDNNGFGSKYCMGLVEKYDYENYLSTLLLPRELRRAAFALRAFNVEVSRSVSGHQIEPQIAKLRLKFWYDSIDKCFERDSQQSYVKDQPVLRELKHAVGTRKLNKIYLRRLVTARERPPNQGFESLRELEEYAEQAFSSLLHLLVEVSGAKDLQVDHAASHLGKAQGIATLLRAIPHAGRQQAVCVPLEVLVRHGVSQERILRSKSDDKGVEECIFEVASAANTHLKLARQLHDQVPRPVRKIFLSAVATEGYLERLRRADFLLTHKSCVGRDTMLPARLFWKSLFNRY; translated from the exons ATGAGGCGCCTGGTACGAAATTGGAATAACCAATTGTTACTTAATGCAAGTACTGGAAAAGGCCAATGTCTCGCCAGCAGGGGCTCAAGTGGCCAGCCGGCTAAGGCAGAGGCCGTTGAGCCAGATAACAATGGATTCGGCTCCAAGTACTGCATGGGCCTGGTAGA GAAATATGACTATGAAAACTATTTgagcacgctgctgctgccgcgggAGCTGCGACGAGCCGCCTTTGCGCTACGTGCCTTCAACGTGGAGGTCTCCCGGTCAGTCAGCGGACAC CAAATCGAGCCGCAAATTGCGAAGCTGCGCCTCAAGTTCTGGTACGACTCCATAGACAAATGCTTCGAGCGGGACTCCCAGCAGTCGTATGTGAAGGATCAGCCAGTTCTGCGGGAATTGAAGCACGCCGTGGGAACCCGCAAGCTAAACAAAATCTATCTGCGTCGTCTGGTCACAGCGCGCGAGCGTCCGCCCAATCAGGGGTTCGAGTCCCTGCGTGAACTCGAGGAATACGCCGAGCAGGCTTTCTCCtcgctgctgcatctgctggtGGAGGTGAGCGGCGCCAAGGACCTGCAAGTGGACCACGCAGCCTCCCATCTGGGCAAGGCTCAGGGCATAGCCACACTGCTGAGGGCCATACCACATGCGGGGCGCCAGCAAGCGGTCTGTGTGCCCCTCGAAGTGCTGGTGCGGCACGGGGTCAGTCAGGAGCGCATATTGCGCAGCAAGAGCGACGACAAGGGCGTCGAGGAGTGCATCTTTGAGGTGGCCAGTGCGGCCAACACACATCTTAAACTGGCCCGACAGCTGCACGATCAAGTACCGCGTCCGGTGCGCAAGATCTTTCTGTCCGCCGTGGCCACCGAAGGCTACCTGGAGCGACTACGACGCGCTGACTTCCT GCTCACCCACAAGAGCTGCGTGGGACGTGACACCATGCTGCCGGCCCGCCTCTTCTGGAAGTCTCTGTTCAACAGGTACTGA
- the LOC117903885 gene encoding anoctamin-6 isoform X3 has protein sequence MYSAVRTHDYDYPESEMDERESLYFDTISLADSEAAAAAAAHRKSLSQSRNTIYHSAVDLANDETRNSLRLGSGAAAEHAALAWQPGYRQSTALEHLNGGGGGDQTDAVIAAQMLALHNGRNHLPTGIGVGGHTVTGGGALGGAGAGGGDDETYRRFDDGKRSVDFVLAYNGEDQVEDHRHKREIFEANLQREGLQLEHNKVQRVHFIKIHAPFEVLYRYAEILKIKVPLKPIPGQDQIFDEAAPAFKSCFTRMCRSLFSSVQLNTELFPEREPRIHLEFSRNYLELYDTEHPNFFDDSTRYSIINFILQRQHFLEGEETADNLGIEKLVQDGIYTCAYTLHDKTDRDRLLKEWANITKWKNLQPLDQIKDYFGAKVALYFAWLGFYTQMLIPISVFGLLCFLYGFVTWSSDPISRDICEDSGTIMCPQCDRSCDYWRLNETCTSSKFNYLIDNNMTVVFALAMAIWSVTYLEFWKRYSAGLVHRWGLTGFTHHVEHPRPQYLAKISHSRKLAGKTQGTTLDPDVPFWSIKFLPNFTSYSIMVLFICISVIAIAGIIIYRMAQRASHSILGSENSMTFKVMILPMTAGIIDLIVISLLDLVYSNLAIRLTNYEYCRTQTEYDESLTIKNYVFQFVNYYSSLFYIAFLKGKFVGYPAKYNRVLGFRQEECNPGGCLMELCMQLVIIMAGKQAVNAIVEMLIPYLMRTVKEMIYRHGWYKSHKEQRLVPYNQFTEDYNLLPAENNSLYVEYLEMVVQFGFITLFSLAFPLAPLLALLNNVIEVRLDAIKMLRFLRRPVGMRARDIGVWHNIMTVVTRIAVASSAMIIAFSTNLIPKIVYAASTDDRELNGYLNFTLAYFNTKDFQVQPLLGGSQYVNETECRYTEFRNPPTDDHPYKRPMIYWKILTGRLAFIVIYQNIINMLQGVLRWAVPDVSGRLLKRIKRENFLLREHIIEYEKQHAMLQAQTAVQNQLQQTKSQESSVLRQRHGGGNEDATSFV, from the exons ATGTATTCGGCGg TCCGCACCCACGACTACGACTATCCCGAATCGGAGATGGACGAGCGCGAGAGCCTGTACTTTGACACCATTTCGCTGGCGGATTCGgaggcggctgcggcggcggccgcCCACCGCAAATCGCTATCACAGTCGCGCAACACCATCTACCATTCGGCCGTGGATCTGGCCAACGATGAGACGCGCAATAGTCTGCGCCTGGGTAGTGGCGCCGCCGCCGAGCATGCGGCTCTGGCGTGGCAGCCCGGCTATCGGCAGTCGACGGCACTGGAGCACCTGAacggtggtggcggtggcgatCAAACGGATGCAGTGATTGCCGCACAAATGCTGGCCCTGCACAACGGACGCAATCATTTGCCCACGGGGATTGGTGTTGGCGGCCATACAGTtactggaggaggagctctaggaggagcaggagcaggaggtggtgACGATGAG ACCTATAGACGCTTTGATGATGGAAAACGTAGTGTGGACTTTGTGCTGGCCTACAATGGCGAGGATCAGGTGGAGGATCATCGACACAAGCGAGAGATCTTCGAGGCGAATCTGCAGCGTGAgggcctgcagctggagcacaACAAAGTGCAGCGCGTGCACTTTATCAAGATTCATGCCCCCTTCGAGGTGCTCTATCGCTATGCAGAGATACTGAAGATCAAGGTGCCACTGAAGCCGATACCCGGCCAGGATCAGATTTTCGATGAGGCGGCGCCCGCCTTCAAGTCCTGCTTCACCCGCATGTGCCGCAGTCTCTTCAGTTCCGTGCAGCTAAACACGGAGCTCTTTCCCGAGCGCGAACCGCGCATCCACCTGGAGTTCTCGCGCAACTATCTGGAGCTGTACGACACAGAGCATCCCAACTTCTTCGATGACAGCACTCGGTACTCCATCATCAACTTTAtattgcagcggcagcattttCTCGAGGGCGAGGAGACAGCCGACAATCTAGGCATCGAGAAGCTCGTTCAAGATGGCATCTATACATGCGCTTACACCCTGCATGAT AAAACGGACAGGGATCGTCTGCTCAAGGAGTGGGCCAACATAACCAAGTGGAAGAA CCTCCAGCCACTGGACCAAATCAAAGACTACTTCGGTGCCAAGGTGGCACTGTACTTTGCCTGGCTGGGATTCTACACACAAATGCTGATACCCATTAGCGTATTTGGTTTGCTCTGCTTCCTCTACGGCTTTGTGACGTGGAGCAGTGATCCGATCAGTCGCGATATCTGCGAGGACAGTGGGACCATCATGTGTCCGCAGTGCGATCGCAGCTGCGACTATTGGCGCCTGAACGAGACGTGCACGTCTTCCAAGTTTAATTATCTGATAGACAACAATATGACGGTGGTATTcgccctggccatggccatttgGTCGGTGACCTATTTGGAATTCTGGAAACGCTATTCGGCGGGGCTGGTGCATCGCTGGGGACTGACGGGATTCACGCATCATGTGGAGCATCCGCGGCCACAGTATCTGGCCAAGATATCGCACTCGCGGAAGCTGGCTGGCAAGACGCAGGGCACCACTCTGGATCCGGATGTGCCCTTTTGGAGCATCAAGTTCTTGCCAAATTTTACCAGCTACAGCATCATGGTGTTGTTT ATTTGCATATCAGTGATTGCCATTGCGGGCATCATCATCTATCGAATGGCACAGCGTGCCTCACACAGCATCCTCGGCAGCGAGAACTCAATGACCTTCAAGGTGATGATCCTGCCCATGACGGCGGGCATCATAGATCTGATTGTCATCTCGCTGCTGGACCTGGTCTACTCCAATTTGGCCATACGTCTGACCAACTACGAGTACTGTCGCACCCAGACGGAGTACGACGAGAGTCTCACCATCAAGAACTATGTGTTCCAGTTTGTCAACTACTATTCCTCGCTCTTCTACATTGCCTTCCTCAAGGGCAAGTTTGTTGGCTATCCGGCCAAGTATAATCGCGTGCTGGGCTTCCGTCAGGAGGAGTGCAATCCGGGCGGCTGTCTCATGGAGCTCTGCATGCAGCTGGTGATCATAATGGCCGGCAAGCAGGCAGTGAATGCCATTGTCGAGATGCTCATTCCTTACTTGATGCGCACTGTCAAGGAGATGATCTACCGCCATGGCTGGTACAAGAGCCACAAGGAGCAGCGACTGGTGCCCTACAATCAGTTTACCGAGGACTACAATCTACTGCCCGCCGAGAATAATTCACTTTACGTGGAGTACCTGGAGATGG TTGTGCAATTCGGTTTTATCACATTATTCAGCCTGGCCTTTCCGCTGGCaccgctgctggcgctgctcaatAATGTGATCGAAGTGCGTTTGGATGCCATCAAAATGTTGCGCTTCCTGCGACGCCCTGTGGGCATGCGAGCCCGGGACATTGGCGTGTGGCACAACATCATGACTGTGGTCACACGCATAGCCGTGGCCTCCAGC GCCATGATAATTGCATTTAGCACCAACCTCATACCGAAAATCGTGTACGCAGCCTCAACGGACGACCGGGAGCTCAATGGTTATCTGAACTTTACTCTGGCGTACTTCAACACGAAGGACTTTCAGGTGCAGCCACTGCTGGGCGGCAGTCAGTATGTCAACGAGACAGAGTGTCGCTACACTGAGTTCCGGAATCCGCCCACAGATGATCATCCGTACAAGCGGCCCATGATCTATTGGAAAATACTTACGGGTCGTCTCGCCTTCATAGTCATCTATCAG AACATCATCAATATGCTGCAGGGTGTGCTGCGCTGGGCCGTGCCCGATGTCTCTGGCCGGCTGCTGAAGCGCATCAAGCGCGAGAACTTCCTGCTGCGCGAGCACATCATTGAGTACGAGAAGCAGCATGCCATGCTGCAGGCCCAGACAGCAGTCCAGAACCAGTTGCAGCAGACCAAGAGCCAGGAGTCGTCGGTGCTGCGCCAGCGACATGGAGGAGGCAATGAGGATGCAACCTCATTTGTTTGA